In Glycine max cultivar Williams 82 chromosome 15, Glycine_max_v4.0, whole genome shotgun sequence, the DNA window tttttgccgttgtcatccaggttttttcagttgatgcaACCTATTTGATGTCGACCGAAAAATAGTCTTGGTTGATGTAGGTTTTAAAACATCACTAATTATGGTCAGGCAAAACAATCatacttaaaattataaatattttgtatttttacattattaaaaattgaaaaatatttttttaatttatatttcaaaattagattgtgtttattttctataaagtttaatattaaaatttcatctatttaaaatataaaattgaaaatttgcatgtggagaaaattgaattgtcttatccaaataaaaactttaaaattgaagaaatttgaattgatttatccaaacaaagcatgtaaaaaataaatgaaattaaaatcaaagcaagttaaattctaaacatttaaaattccctagaattttaaaatttctaatccaAACAAAAGGTAACGTCACAcactagaaataattttataaatagacATTTTGGTCCCTGACTTTTGACCCTTTTTTGCAGTCCTtatctttttgaaatgttaaaaatagtccctatctttgcataagttttgcaaaatagtcaTTGTCATTAAATTTGAAAGTAACGCCGTTAGGGAGGTACATTATTGGCAATTTTAATCCCACATAGACTATCCAACGTGACAAATTATCCCAGATTGTGACACGTAGACTGGGCTttgatacaaaatttaaaaagttgtcaaatattttcttcttcacttgcttcttcttcctcaaattAGGGTTTCTAAAGCTTCTCTCCTCTCAATTCCAACATGGTGGAGTCTTAAGTGTGTGTTTCTCCCTAGTCTTATTTGTTCCCCTCGCTCCATCTTTTTCCTCTCCTCACTTCATCTTTTTCCTAGTGGGCTTTGATTTCTCCATGTCTGCAAGTGACAGTTCTTCTACATTTTCTGGTAGAATCATTCGTCGTTGCCACCATGGAAGACGTACAGCTATTCTAACTGCAAGAACAAGGAGAAACCCAAGAAGAAAACTAAGTTTCTAATCCTTCTTCTATCACAAGAGAATCAATGATAGTGACTGATTTGAACTTACAAATTGAAGCATtgcagaagaaaatgagaaatttagcaaacattgtgttgttaggtttttcaattttaattataatgttagttttaggggaaatatattttaggaaaaatttgTAGTAACATCTTTTGATATTATAAGTGTTGTTTTGCTGAAGAAATATTGTGAATGAAGTTCCTCAAGGTTTTGTTGCTACTGTCAATTACTTTGCAGTTCCTCATGTTTTTCAGTTGAAATTTGATTTGGGTCTATCTACTGTCAATTACTTTGCAGAACAATAGAGTGATTCTCAACTTGATCAAATATCATATAATTGGTTATACTTTTCTGGTGTTGATTGCATACATTTAAAGcataattatctaaaaaatcTATATAAGTCATTAAACTATCCTAAAATCATTACCATGTAATAGAGTATACCAAAAGTATAGTGATAGTATAGTCATGTATATGAATACTTGTATGAATACCTTGTACAATGTAGGTATAGTAGTATATGCTGAGCTGTCATGCTGTTAGGCTTAGCTGTGGCAGTTACATTGCAGTTAGGAATCAAGGCTATATATAAGAGCCTTCCATCACAAGATTGAGCAGCTTGTATAATTCATTCTATGAAATGAAAGTAAAGGAAAACAGAATTTCAACATGGTATCACTGAGTCTCTAAGATTCAGTTACAAGTTTGTTACGTTTCCGCGCCAGAAACTCTTCGTCTTCCATGGAAGAACCTCCATTAATGGCGGACGATGAGCACCAGAACGTGAATTCGCTTGCTGATCTACCAGCTACAACGAAAGCATCCACCAAATCTGGGCTCACACATTCTCTCACAATCAAGCTTGATGAGAAGAATTTTCTCCTGTGGAGTCAACAGGTAAATGGAGTAATCACTGCGCATAATCTTCATCGATTTGTTGTAAATCCGCAGATTCCGTTGCAATTTGCGTCGATTGAAGATTGCGCACTTGGAATCAACTCCGATGAGTATCAACAATGgctaatcaaagatcaaacactcTTCACTTGGTTGCTATCCACCCTCTCCGATGGTGTACTTCCTCGTGTGCTGAGTTGTAGACACGCACATGAAGTCTGGGACAAGATCCACAAATACTTCAACTCTGTACTCAAATCTCGTGCTCGTCAATTGAGATCTGAACTCAAGAACACGAAGAAACTCTCAAGATCCGTCAATGAATACCTTCTGCGCATCAAATCGAGTGTGAACTCACTCGTTGCGGTTGGTGACATGGTTTCTGAACAAGAACAAGTTGATTCAATCCTTGAGGGACTGCCAGAAGAGTTCAATTCGTTTGTCATGATGGTGTATAGTCGCTTTGACACACCAACTGTCGAAGATGTTGAAGCATTGCTCCTTCTTCAAGAAGCACAGTTTGAAAAGTTCAAGCAAGAACTTACGAGTCCAAGTGTGTCAGCAAATGTGGCACATACTGAAACCAATGCCAGTGATTCAAATTCTGAGCATGAGAGTCAAGAACTGGGAACAGAGCACTACAATGTCAATGCCAATCGTGGAAGAGGTCGTGGTAAAGGCCGTGGCCGAGGTCGTGGAAAAGGTCAAGCTCAAAATCAAGGCAAAGTCAAGTGCCAGATCTGTGCTAAACCAAATCATGATGCCATTAACTGCTGGTACAGGTATGATCCTCAAGCCATGAATCAAAACTCACGCGGTGGTTACCAAGTAGGACCCTCCAACAGGCCTCAGAACTTCAACCCTTACATGAGGCCTACTGCACACTTGGCCATGCCTCAGCCCTATGCCATGCCTAATATGGATCAGTTCTCCAATGGAGCTTGGTACCCTGATTCTGGTGCCTCACATCACCTCACCTATAATCCCAACAACCTGTCCTACAGCTCTCCCTACACTGGTCAGGACCAAGTTGTGATGGGAAATGGTCAAGGTGTGTCAATTCACTCTCTAGGTCAATCTCAATTTCATTCACCTAATGAACCTAATGTGAAGCTCACTCTTAAAGATTTACTCCATGTGCCTAATATCTCTAAAAATCTGTTATCAGTTAGCAAATTTGCCCAAGATAACAATGTCATATTTGAGTTTCATCCTTATCATTGTTTTGTCAAATATCAGGATTCTAAACAAGGTCTCCTTGAAGGCACTGTTGGAGCTGATGGCCTTTATCAGTTCAAGCCTTTCAAGTTTCTCACCAACAGTGGTGCTGCCTCAAACTCAGATTCAAGCTCAATGTCTAGTTCCAGtcaattttctgttttcaataaTCCTGTCAATTGTAATAACATTGTTTCTGTTATGCAAAATGACAATGTATTTCAAATGTGGCACCTTCGGCTGGGCCATGCCCACACCAGTGCTGTTAAGAACATTCTAAATCTGTGTAATATACCTTTTTCTAACAAAACTGCAACTCTTCCTTGCACTTTCTGTTGTATGGGCAAATCTCATAGACTGCACTCTCCTTTATCCAATACTATTTACACTAAACCGTTTGAAGTCATTCACTGTGACTTATGGGGGCCAGCTCCCTTTGTATCCTACTATGGCTACAGTTACTATATCACCTTTGTGGATACTTATACCAAGTTTACTTGGATATACTTCCTAAAAGCCAAAAGTGATGCACTTAAAGCCTTTACTCAATTTAAAGCACTTATCCAAAACCAATTTCAAGCATCCATTAAGGCCATACAATCTGATTGGGGAGGTGAATTCAGAGCCTTCACAGCCCTGCTCAATGAGTTAGGTATCCAACACAGACTTACCTGTCCACATACCTCTCATCAAAATGGGACTGTTGAAAGGAAGCACAGACACATTGTTGAAATGGGACTTACACTACTCTCACATGCAGCTTTACCTCTAAAATTTTGGGATCACAGTTTCACTCAAGTTGTATATCTCATTAACAGGTTACCCTCCAGTGCTATCCCACTGTTTCAGTCACCTTACCATGCATTGCATCAATCTCAACCTGATTATTCTCAGATCAAAGTGTTTGGCTGTCTCTGTTTTCCTCACTTGAGACCCTATAACAACCACAAACTTCAATATAGGTCCAGTCCATGTGTCTATCTAGGAGTATCACCTCAACATAAAGGTCACAAGTGCCTTGATGCAACTGGTCGAATTTACATCTCCAAGGATGTGATATTTCATGAGTCTCAATTTCCCTACTTGTCTCTATTTGCTTCATCATCCAGTAATTCACACATGTCTCACACTTACCCTGCACAAATTCCGTTTCCCTCagtaaacacaaacacaaatctGCACCCTGAGACATCATCAGCTCCTGACACTGATCCACCTGATCCAGTCTCACCATTACCAGGATCAGTGTCACCATCATCTTCCACACCTCTAACTATATCTCAAATCAACTCCCTCATATCTCAACCAATATCTACTACTTCACCAAGTGTCCCTACACCTCCTGCAGATCCTGTGCCAGCAATCAGACCTGCTTCTCAAAACATATCTCACCACAATGCTCACCCCATGATCACTAGGGCCAAAACTGGTAATCTCAAGCCTAAAGTATTTGTGGCTGCTCTTGAACCCAAATCTGTCAAAAGTGCTCTCAATGATCCTGCCTGGCTGCAAGCTATGCAGGCAGAATATAAAGCTCTCATGGACAACCAAACCTGGACACTGGTGCCTCTTCCACAACATAGGAAAGCAATTGGATGTAAATGGATATTTCGGGTAAAAGAAAATCCTGATGGTACTGTTAACAAGTTCAAAGCCCGACTTGTAGCTAAGGGCTTCCTGCAAACTGCTGGCTTTGATTTCACAGAAACTTTCTCCCCTGTCATCAAGCCCATCACCATCAGAATTATTCTAACTCTGGCTATTACCTTCAAGTGGTCTGTGCAACAGATTGATGTGAATAATGCCTTCCTCAATGGCATACTACAAGAGGAAGTATATATGGCCCAACCTGCTGGCTTTGAGGCTTCAGACAAGTCCCTAGTCTGCAAACTTCACAAGTCTTTATATGGCCTAAAACAGGCTCCTCGAGCCTGGTATGACAGATTGACACAAGCCTTACTGCAACTGGGATTTGTCAAGAGCAAATGTGATCCATCTCTGCTTATTCACACTCAAAATGGTGCATGTACTTATGTACTgatttatgttgatgacattctAATCACAGGCTCAGCACCACACCTCATTAGTGATCTCATTCACAAGCTAAATATGAAGTTTGCATTAAAGCAACTGGGCCAGATTGACTACTTCTTAGGCATTGAGGTTCATCACTTACCCTCAGGAGCTCTTCTACTTAATCAAACTAAGTACATCAGAGACTTGTTATGCAAGGCACATATGGAAGACTCTGCACCAATTGGCTCACCCATGGTAAGCAGCTGCAGACTTAGCAAATACGGCTCAGACACCATGACTGATCCCACTCTCTACAGATCCATTGTTGGAGCTCTCCAATATGCTACATTGACAAGGCCTGACATTGCTTTCAGTGTTAACAAAGTGTGTCAATTCATGGCACATCCTCTGGAGTCTCATTGGAAAGCTGTCAAAAGAATACTTAGGTACCTCAATGGCACCCTCAGTCATGGCCTACTGCTCACTCCATCACCCACCAGTCCTCCATTCTCTTTAAGAGCTTACAGTGATGCAGATTGGGCCACTGATCAAGATGACAGACGTTCAACATCTGGTTCATGTATCTATTTTGGCCCTAATCTCATCTCATGGGGATCAAAGAAACAACAACTAGTAGCTAGATCAAGCACTGAGGCTGAGTATCGCAGCATGGCAAACACCACTGCAGATTTACTCTGGATTCAGTCCCTTCTCCGTGAACTCCAAGTGCCATTTCTTACTCCTACCTTACTGTGTGATAACCTCAGTGCAGTTTCCCTATCTCACAATCCCATCTTACACTCCAAAACCAAGCACATTGAGCTTGATATTCATTTTGTACGAGAAAAAGTGCTCTCCAAACAACTCAATATACTACATGTGTCTGCCCAAGATCAACTGGCTGATCCTCTAACTAAGCCTCTGTCACCTTCTCAGCATACTGCAATTCGTACCAAACTCAAGGTGTTTCCTTTGGCATGAATCTCCTTGAGTTTGTGGGGGGAATAATAGAGTATACCAAAAGTATAGTGATAGTATAGTCATGTATATGAATACTTGTATGAATACCTTGTACAATGTAGGTATAGTAGTATATGCTGAGCTGTCATGCTGTTAGGCTTAGCTGTGGCAGTTACATTGCAGTTAGGAATCAAGGCTATATATAAGAGCCTTCCATCACAAGATTGAGCAGCTTGTATAATTCATTCTATGAAATGAAAGTAAAGGAAAACAGAATTTCAACACCATGGAAGAAGCCTACAAATTGGTTGAAGAAATGATAAAACTAAAGCAAACCATCCACCGGAGAGCAATTATCAAAGTGTCTCACTTTAGATTTAGCATTTGTGATAGTTTCAGATATCTTGGTAGACTCATCCTGTGCTCTGGCCAGTGATTCCTTGCACGCAGTCTCCTTTTTTCCAATGTCTTCTTTTCTGCTTCACATCGTTCCAATTCTCTCTTGATACTTTCAACGATCTTTTTGCTTTTAGTAATGGTCATTCCTTGTTCTCTCTAATTCAAAGTTCAAATACCAGCTCCAAAACAATGTGTAAATtacaagagaaagagaagaataagACATTAAATCATgtgattatttttcaaacaCTACAAGCTGCTTTAAGGTTTAACAGTGGTCCTAGTCCATATGAATAGTTCCTTACTATTATGGAAATTGTACAAATGCAGAGAAAATTGCTAGCACGAATTCCTCCAAAGTCTGCATAAAAGCTCCAACACCTGAGCAGAAAACTACTAGCAAATTTCATTTGACACTTCCTAAACCAAAGAACCAACATGGCTCGCCCATAATTTCATTTCAGACTAAAGCATATGATGCGCACACGCACCACTACATGCTAGTTAAGTACCATGAGCTTTCACACCATAAACCAAAATCCTCAAGCTTTCATAGATAAGTACCATAATGTTTAGGTCATTCAAGCTTTCAAATGTAATAATCCCGACTCACGTCAGCTGACAAATATTTCCAgcatactttgacaaaaaaaaactccatTTGATATCAGCCGAAAAATAGTCTTGGTTGATGTTGATTTTAAAACATCACCAATTATGGTCAGACAAAACAAtcctagttaaaattatcaatattttgtattttttaattattaaaaattgaaaaatattttttaattaatatttcaaaattagattgtgtttgttttctataaagtttaatattaaaatttcatctatttaaaatataaaaatgaaattttgcatACGTAAAAAATTGAACTGCCTTATCTAAACaaatgatttaaaattcaagaaatttgaattaatatattcaaacaaagcatctgaaaaataaaataaattaaaatcaaaagaatttaaattatacGCATTTAAAattctctaaaattttaaaatttctaatccaAACAAAAGGTAACTTCACAcactagaaataattttataaattgaaactatcttcaaaatattaaatttcagaaatgattattttttttgaaagaaaataactatCTATTTTTAAGCCTTAATTTATCCTTATATGACGGCAAAtgtcctttttataaaaaataaaaaataaaaatcctatATCTCATCTTATTGTTGCGTGCTTTACAAGCTAACAGAGAAACTATATATAAGCCTAACACAACATTGCCAACAAACACCAACGTTTGATTAAGAAAATAGAAGCCTTATTTTGCTCTGTGTTCTTTCTCTCAACAATCGTTCCAACAAATCAAGCTACGTTTCTACCACTCAGGTTTGTTTCTCCGAACGCGAAAATCTAATACTTCTTTTAGGGTTTGTGATGGATGATCTACGAGAATCTATGTTCTATCCGACTTCATTTATCTCAGTGAAGCTTAGGGTtcctttcaatttatttatttcgggGTTTTCATAAGGATCGGCAATACCCTAATTTGGGGTTTGGGCAGAGTCTCTATTGACGTTGCTGATCAGGGTTAAATTATTGGTCTTTGATCCAAGTCTTCAATGGGTTTTGATCTGGATGTTGTTGATCTTCCTCGATCAACATAGTTTTGTTGCCGTTCATCACTTGCTTTACGATTgttattttgggaatggaaaATTTGGGAGCCAAAAGGTTTTGGGTTTTGGATGAAGAATTAAGTCTATGGCTGGGATTTAATCATTGAGTTAATGACTGAAAGCATGAGCCATGGAGAATTTTATTGATAGGATACAGTACCTGATCTGGGATGTCATTACAATGCCATGTTTGTTTCCTAGAATATCATGGATACAAAGTTTGCACGAAGGACTGAGCGCATTGGTAGTACAACATGCTCTTATTGGAGAGCTGGAAGATGTAACAGGAATCCTTGCAGATTTTTGCACATAGAGACACCATCTCTCCCTGCTGCTTGTGGTTATGGCAATACTGCATATAGCTACGGAAAAAAGCCCCATTCCTCCTCTGAGAATACCCCGAAATATGGTTCAAAGAAAGCATTGCTTGGAGATAATGGAGATAGAGGAGATGCAACAAGGGTTGCTAAGGCTTTCAAGAAATCATCACCAAGGATATGTAAATACTGGATCAACAACAATTGTGTACATGGTGAACAATGCCTGTATCTGCATTCATGGTTTCGTGGTGATGGGTTTTCCACAGTAACGAAACTTCATGAACATAAGAAGGTACTTGACTCTTGAACCTCCATTTAGTATTTAACACAccgaaattatatttaaagttctTTCATAGTTCATTTTTAGCATaatgattaaatcaaaattgataTCTGACTTAATAATCGACTAATGTTTTAACAATTATTGATTACAGTCATAGAGTTTTATAATCTAACTATATGCTACAATAAcggaataagttttttttttgaaaaagcatTCTCTTCCCTTGTTTCCTAGGAAATGCTAGAATTTGTGAGCCTCTGCatcatgttaatatttttgttagtaGTTAAATTAAAGCTTTTGACATCAGGTTATCACTGGCATCGCACTTCCTGTTGGATCCGACAAACTTTATTCTGGCAGCACTGATGGGACAGTTAGGATATGGGACTGCCATACTGGTCAATGTGCTAAAGTCATCAATCTTGGTGCTGAGGTTACCTCTTTGATCAGTGAGGGGTCATGGATTTTTGTTGGTCTGCAAAATGCTGTCAAGGTAAGCTCTTATCtgtcattgttttgttttgatgtaTGATAATGTCTAATCATAGGAGTAGTACATGCAAACTGATTATGTGGCTGTGGTTGTTGTGAAGGCTTGGAATATCCAGACCATGTCAGAGTTTACCCTTGATGGACCCAAAGACCGAGTCCTTGCCATGACTGTTGGCAACAATACACTCTTTGCTTGTGCAGAGGTAACTAACCATGTTATTAATATTGTCCAATGATATTCCCCTAACCGAATTCTTTTTTTCTGGGGtgagttaaaatttgttttatttaaaatttcaggaTGGTGTCATTTTTGCTTGGAGAGGAAGCTCTAAAGCCGATTCTCCTTTTGAACTGGTTGCGTCACTCACTGGGCACACTAAAGCAGTGGTTTGTCTGGCGGTTGGATGCAAGATGCTGTACTCCGGGTCCATGGACCAAAGCATAAAGGTATGTCTGCTGTTGaggattctatttttctttattaacatGAGAATTTTTTCTGAGAAAAGGatatgtaattttctttgaactgTCCTATAACGAACCGAACTTGTTATTTTGTCTTCTTCAGGTCTGGGACATGGATACATTACAGTGTACAATGACACTAAATGATCATACTGACATAGTCACATCCCTTATATGTTGGGATCAATATCTGTTGTCAAGTTCATCTGACCGCACAATTAAGGTCTGGGCTTGCATTGAAGCAGGATCTTTGGAAGTGATATATACACACACCGAAGAAAATGTAAGCGTCGACTTAATCTTATGTGTTGAAATATCATTTggttttattttcatgtgtaaGAAGTCAAGCTGATGTTTCTTATAATGCTGACAAGTTGGTCAATCTCCTaagttgatgatttttttatattacaggGTGTTGTTTCACTTTTTGGGATGCCTGATGCAGAGGGAAAGCCAATATTATTTTCCTCGTGCAGAGACAATTCAGTTCACATGTATGAATTGCCATCGTAAGTAAGTCTAAATTATTCACGTTTCTTTTTGTTACTGTACCTCCGTCATggtaatatttcttatttttttgttgaatcctCTGATGATGTTTTTTCAACAGATTTTCAGAGAGGGGACGTTTATTTGCCAAGAAAGATGTGGCATTAATTGAGTTAGGTCCTGGTGGCCTCTTCTTCACTGGAGATGAGAGTGGTTTGCTGATGGTGTGGAAATGGTTGGAGGTACCCATGGTGGCATCCTCTTGACATGTGTTTCCTTTCAACATTGGAGTTGTATTATCCCATCTATTTCCTCTTGAAGTAGATGGCGATAAGGATGAATTTATTTGTCTGAGCAGTAAATTCACTATAAAAACAATTGTATAGAAATTGACAATTTTATAGAAATACCaatttcattcttttatatTCTTCCCAGCAGATGTAATGTTCTCCtgctt includes these proteins:
- the LOC121173588 gene encoding zinc finger CCCH domain-containing protein 48 isoform X1, translating into MDTKFARRTERIGSTTCSYWRAGRCNRNPCRFLHIETPSLPAACGYGNTAYSYGKKPHSSSENTPKYGSKKALLGDNGDRGDATRVAKAFKKSSPRICKYWINNNCVHGEQCLYLHSWFRGDGFSTVTKLHEHKKVITGIALPVGSDKLYSGSTDGTVRIWDCHTGQCAKVINLGAEVTSLISEGSWIFVGLQNAVKAWNIQTMSEFTLDGPKDRVLAMTVGNNTLFACAEDGVIFAWRGSSKADSPFELVASLTGHTKAVVCLAVGCKMLYSGSMDQSIKVWDMDTLQCTMTLNDHTDIVTSLICWDQYLLSSSSDRTIKVWACIEAGSLEVIYTHTEENGVVSLFGMPDAEGKPILFSSCRDNSVHMYELPSFSERGRLFAKKDVALIELGPGGLFFTGDESGLLMVWKWLEVPMVASS
- the LOC121173588 gene encoding zinc finger CCCH domain-containing protein 48 isoform X2, whose translation is MDTKFARRTERIGSTTCSYWRAGRCNRNPCRFLHIETPSLPAACGYGNTAYSYGKKPHSSSENTPKYGSKKALLGDNGDRGDATRVAKAFKKSSPRICKYWINNNCVHGEQCLYLHSWFRGDGFSTVTKLHEHKKVITGIALPVGSDKLYSGSTDGTVRIWDCHTGQCAKVINLGAEVTSLISEGSWIFVGLQNAVKAWNIQTMSEFTLDGPKDRVLAMTVGNNTLFACAEDGVIFAWRGSSKADSPFELVASLTGHTKAVVCLAVGCKMLYSGSMDQSIKVWDMDTLQCTMTLNDHTDIVTSLICWDQYLLSSSSDRTIKVWACIEAGSLEVIYTHTEENGVVSLFGMPDAEGKPILFSSCRDNSVHMYELPS